One genomic window of Thalassolituus hydrocarboniclasticus includes the following:
- a CDS encoding ABC transporter ATP-binding protein produces MTQIRPASSEQPWAAPEEEPIVRIDKVTKTFGSTYAVDEISLNIHRGEFFSLLGASGCGKTTLLRMLGGFETPTSGRIYIDGQDVTDVPPYLRPINMMFQSYALFPHMNVAQNIAFGLKQERMPSALIRERVAEVMSLVQIEKLATRKPHQLSGGQRQRVALARALAKQPKILLLDEPLGALDKKLREHTQFELVNIQERLGITFIIVTHDQEEAMTMSSRIALMHDGRIEQVDAPRRMYEFPATRYAASFIGSVNLFNGHVVSHENDMVLIHSEEAGSDLLVHHSQPLNPGMEVTVAIRPEKIAVRDHHGDDPNSIHGIIQEIAYLGDVSIYHVELPSGKRVQFTQSNVLALAEQPLTWGQEVALNWNAYSCGVLTQ; encoded by the coding sequence ATGACACAGATTCGTCCAGCATCCTCTGAGCAGCCCTGGGCTGCGCCTGAAGAAGAGCCTATTGTCCGCATCGACAAGGTAACCAAGACCTTTGGTTCTACCTACGCCGTTGATGAAATCAGTCTGAATATTCACCGTGGCGAATTTTTCTCGCTGCTGGGTGCCTCTGGCTGCGGTAAAACCACCCTGCTGCGTATGCTCGGTGGTTTTGAAACCCCGACCTCCGGCCGCATTTATATCGACGGTCAGGACGTGACCGATGTGCCGCCGTATCTGCGTCCGATCAATATGATGTTTCAGAGTTATGCGCTGTTCCCGCATATGAATGTGGCGCAGAACATCGCCTTTGGCCTGAAACAGGAACGTATGCCGTCGGCCCTGATCCGCGAACGCGTGGCCGAGGTGATGTCGCTGGTACAGATCGAAAAACTGGCAACACGCAAACCGCATCAGTTATCCGGTGGTCAGCGTCAGCGTGTGGCACTGGCACGTGCTCTGGCCAAACAGCCAAAGATTCTGCTGCTCGACGAACCGCTGGGCGCACTGGATAAAAAACTGCGCGAACACACCCAGTTCGAGCTGGTGAATATTCAGGAACGTCTGGGCATCACCTTTATTATCGTGACCCACGATCAGGAAGAAGCCATGACCATGTCATCGCGTATCGCCCTGATGCACGATGGCCGTATCGAACAGGTCGACGCGCCGCGACGTATGTACGAATTTCCGGCCACCCGTTATGCCGCCAGCTTTATCGGCTCGGTTAACCTGTTTAACGGCCATGTGGTGTCCCATGAAAATGACATGGTGCTGATTCATTCGGAAGAAGCCGGCAGCGATCTGCTGGTGCATCACAGCCAGCCGCTGAATCCGGGCATGGAAGTGACCGTGGCTATCCGTCCGGAAAAAATCGCCGTGCGCGATCATCACGGCGACGACCCGAACAGCATTCACGGCATTATTCAGGAAATTGCTTACCTCGGTGACGTGTCCATTTACCACGTTGAACTGCCAAGCGGTAAGCGTGTGCAGTTCACCCAGTCAAACGTTCTGGCTCTGGCCGAACAACCACTGACCTGGGGACAGGAAGTCGCGCTCAACTGGAACGCTTACAGCTGTGGGGTGCTGACTCAATGA
- a CDS encoding polyamine ABC transporter substrate-binding protein encodes MRLLGIGSMTAALMATAVTASAQEELHIYNWSDYIAEDTIANFEKASGIKVTYDVYDSNEVLEAKLLAGRSGYDLAFPTARPFADRLIRAKLYQPYDKSKLSNYDNLDKVILKSLSDIDPGNQYLVPYMWGTTGLAYNVDKVKAILGDDMPLDSWKLVFDPEISKKLSACGVALMDDPTEVFVAARAYLGKPTDDFSKKAIQEAADVIAGVRANIRYFHSSQTINDMANGDICVAHGYSGDMLQAQARAAEAANGVNVEYIVPSEGAVVWTDVAVIPVDAPNPAAAHKFINYLLQPEVIAPISNYVAYANANAKATPLVDAEVRNNPGIYPPAATQEKLVVLKTPTDKEARNMSRMWTRAKTGK; translated from the coding sequence ATGCGTTTATTGGGTATTGGTTCCATGACAGCCGCACTGATGGCAACTGCTGTTACTGCATCTGCTCAGGAAGAACTGCATATTTATAACTGGTCTGATTATATCGCCGAAGACACCATCGCCAATTTTGAAAAGGCGTCCGGTATCAAGGTGACCTATGACGTATACGACTCCAACGAAGTTCTGGAAGCCAAACTGCTGGCTGGCCGCAGCGGCTATGATCTGGCCTTCCCGACCGCGCGCCCGTTTGCCGACCGTCTGATCCGCGCCAAGCTGTATCAGCCTTATGACAAGAGCAAGCTGAGCAACTACGACAATCTGGATAAAGTCATCCTGAAATCCCTGAGCGATATCGACCCGGGCAACCAGTATCTGGTGCCTTATATGTGGGGTACTACCGGTCTGGCTTATAACGTCGACAAAGTAAAAGCGATCCTCGGCGACGATATGCCACTGGACAGCTGGAAGCTGGTCTTCGACCCGGAAATCAGCAAGAAGCTGTCAGCCTGTGGCGTTGCCCTGATGGACGACCCGACTGAAGTATTCGTTGCGGCCCGCGCTTACCTGGGCAAACCAACCGACGACTTCAGCAAGAAAGCCATTCAGGAAGCGGCCGATGTAATCGCCGGAGTGCGCGCCAACATCCGTTACTTCCACAGCTCACAGACCATTAACGATATGGCCAACGGCGATATCTGTGTGGCCCACGGTTACTCCGGCGATATGCTGCAGGCTCAGGCCCGCGCTGCCGAAGCAGCCAACGGCGTCAACGTTGAATACATCGTACCAAGCGAAGGCGCTGTGGTATGGACCGACGTTGCTGTCATTCCGGTGGATGCACCAAACCCGGCTGCCGCACATAAGTTCATCAACTACCTGCTGCAGCCGGAAGTGATTGCACCGATTTCCAACTACGTGGCTTATGCCAACGCCAACGCTAAAGCCACTCCGCTGGTTGATGCCGAAGTGCGTAACAACCCGGGCATTTATCCGCCGGCTGCTACCCAGGAAAAACTGGTCGTGCTGAAAACGCCGACCGATAAAGAAGCACGTAATATGTCCCGTATGTGGACGCGGGCGAAAACCGGTAAATAA